A single Streptomyces sp. Edi2 DNA region contains:
- a CDS encoding response regulator transcription factor, with product MSSLLLLTNALQPSTEVLPALGLLLHSVRVAPAEGPALIDTPGADVILIDGRRDLPHVRSLCQLLRSTGPGCPLVLVVTEGGLAAVTADWGIDDVLLDTAGPAEVEARLRLAMGRQQITTDDSPMEIRNGDLSVDEATYSAKLKGRVLDLTFKEFELLKYLAQHPGRVFTRAQLLQEVWGYDYFGGTRTVDVHVRRLRAKLGPEHESLIGTVRNVGYRFVTPEKVERAAEAKAKEVKAKDDAAKAAKPAPDAAPAERRAPGSGDGSGKAVATGDDSHGVRAGRR from the coding sequence GTGAGTTCACTTCTGCTCCTGACCAACGCACTCCAGCCGTCGACGGAGGTGCTTCCCGCGCTCGGCCTGTTGCTGCACAGCGTCCGGGTGGCTCCCGCCGAAGGACCGGCTCTCATCGACACCCCAGGTGCCGACGTCATACTGATCGACGGCCGCCGCGATCTCCCGCACGTACGGTCGCTGTGCCAGCTGCTGCGATCCACGGGCCCCGGCTGCCCGCTGGTCCTGGTCGTGACGGAGGGCGGACTCGCCGCCGTCACCGCGGACTGGGGGATCGACGACGTCCTGCTGGACACCGCGGGGCCCGCCGAGGTCGAGGCACGGCTGCGGCTGGCGATGGGCCGCCAGCAGATCACGACCGACGACAGCCCGATGGAGATCCGTAACGGCGATCTCTCGGTGGACGAGGCGACCTACAGCGCGAAGCTGAAGGGGCGGGTCCTGGACCTGACCTTCAAGGAGTTCGAGCTGCTGAAGTACCTGGCGCAGCACCCGGGCCGGGTGTTCACCCGTGCCCAGCTCCTGCAGGAGGTGTGGGGCTACGACTACTTCGGCGGTACGCGGACGGTCGACGTCCATGTCCGCCGGCTGCGCGCCAAGCTCGGCCCCGAACACGAGTCGCTGATCGGCACGGTCCGCAACGTCGGCTACCGCTTTGTGACGCCGGAGAAGGTGGAGCGGGCGGCGGAGGCCAAGGCCAAGGAGGTCAAGGCCAAGGATGACGCGGCGAAGGCGGCGAAGCCCGCCCCGGACGCGGCGCCGGCCGAGCGCCGCGCGCCCGGGAGCGGTGACGGCTCCGGGAAGGCCGTCGCCACCGGCGACGACTCCCACGGCGTACGGGCCGGACGCAGGTAG
- a CDS encoding ABC transporter ATP-binding protein: protein MLVRLARAHLRPHRRSISVIVLLQLIQTLATLYLPTLNADIIDNGVVKGDTGYILGVGGFMAAVTLLQIVCAIGAVYFGARTAMALGRDIRAAVFDRVQSFSAREMGTFGAPSLITRTTNDVQQVQMLVLMTFTMMVSAPIMCVGGVVMALNQDVPLSGLLLVIVPVLGILVSLIVRRMRPLFRGVQERIDTVNRVLREQITGIRVIRAFVRDGHERERFAGASTDLYDVSLRAGRLMSMMFPLVMLIVNLSSVAVVWFGGLRIDSGSMQIGALTAFLSYLMYILMSIMMATFMVMMLPRAEVCAERIQEVLGTDSSVTPPSNPVTELRRHGELELRGVEFRFPGAEQPVLKDISLIARPGETTAVIGSTGSGKSTLLGLVPRLFDATGGTVLVDGEDVRTLDQETLARAIGLVPQKPYLFSGTVATNLRYGNPDATDDELWHALETAQARDFVERMEGGLDAPIAQGGGNVSGGQRQRLAIARALVRRPEIYLFDDSFSALDYATDAALRAALSRETDRATVVIVAQRVATIRGADRIVVLDEGRVVGTGTHTELMAGNETYREIVLSQLTEQEAA from the coding sequence GTGTTGGTCCGACTCGCACGGGCGCATTTGCGGCCCCACCGGCGCTCGATATCCGTGATCGTGCTGCTTCAGCTGATCCAGACCCTGGCAACCCTCTATCTGCCCACCCTCAACGCCGACATCATCGACAACGGTGTCGTGAAGGGGGACACGGGCTACATCCTCGGCGTCGGCGGTTTCATGGCCGCCGTCACCCTGCTGCAGATCGTCTGCGCGATCGGTGCCGTCTACTTCGGTGCCCGTACGGCCATGGCCCTCGGCCGGGACATCCGTGCCGCGGTGTTCGACCGGGTGCAGTCCTTCTCCGCCCGCGAGATGGGCACCTTCGGCGCGCCGTCGCTGATCACCCGCACCACCAATGACGTCCAGCAGGTCCAGATGCTGGTGCTGATGACGTTCACGATGATGGTCTCGGCGCCGATCATGTGCGTCGGCGGCGTCGTGATGGCGCTCAACCAGGACGTGCCGCTGTCCGGCCTCCTCCTGGTCATCGTCCCGGTCCTCGGGATTCTCGTCTCACTGATCGTGCGCCGGATGCGTCCGCTGTTCCGCGGGGTGCAGGAGCGCATCGACACCGTCAACCGCGTGCTGCGCGAGCAGATCACCGGCATCCGCGTCATCCGCGCCTTCGTCCGCGACGGGCACGAGCGCGAGCGGTTCGCCGGGGCCAGCACCGATCTCTACGACGTGTCGCTGCGCGCCGGCCGGCTGATGTCGATGATGTTCCCGCTGGTCATGCTGATCGTGAACCTCTCCAGCGTGGCCGTGGTGTGGTTCGGCGGGCTGCGGATCGACAGCGGGTCCATGCAGATCGGCGCGCTGACGGCGTTCCTCAGCTACCTGATGTACATCCTGATGTCGATCATGATGGCGACGTTCATGGTGATGATGCTGCCGCGCGCCGAGGTCTGCGCCGAGCGCATCCAGGAGGTGCTGGGGACCGACTCCAGCGTCACTCCGCCCTCGAACCCCGTCACCGAGCTCCGCCGCCACGGCGAACTGGAGCTGCGCGGCGTCGAGTTCCGTTTCCCGGGCGCCGAGCAGCCGGTCCTCAAGGACATCTCGCTGATCGCCCGCCCCGGTGAGACCACCGCCGTCATCGGCTCCACGGGCTCCGGCAAGTCGACCCTCCTGGGGCTCGTCCCGCGGCTGTTCGACGCGACCGGCGGCACGGTCCTGGTCGACGGCGAGGACGTCCGCACCCTCGACCAGGAGACGCTGGCCAGAGCCATCGGCCTGGTCCCGCAGAAGCCGTACCTCTTCTCCGGCACCGTCGCCACCAACCTGCGCTACGGCAACCCGGACGCCACCGACGACGAGCTGTGGCACGCCCTGGAGACCGCCCAGGCGCGGGACTTCGTCGAGCGGATGGAAGGCGGCCTGGACGCCCCCATCGCACAGGGCGGCGGCAATGTCTCCGGCGGCCAGCGCCAGCGGCTGGCGATCGCCCGCGCCCTGGTGCGACGCCCCGAGATCTACCTCTTCGACGACTCCTTCTCCGCGCTGGACTACGCGACGGACGCCGCGCTGCGGGCCGCGCTCTCCCGCGAGACCGACCGCGCGACGGTAGTGATCGTCGCCCAGCGGGTCGCCACCATCCGCGGCGCCGACCGGATCGTCGTCCTCGACGAAGGCCGGGTCGTCGGCACCGGCACCCACACCGAGCTGATGGCCGGCAACGAGACCTACCGGGAGATCGTGCTCTCCCAGCTCACCGAGCAGGAGGCGGCGTGA
- a CDS encoding ABC transporter ATP-binding protein: protein MGGQPTEKSMDFKGSGKRLLAQMRPERAIISVALALGVLSVALTVVGPKLLGHATDLIMAGVIGGQLPAGLTKAQAADQLRAHGQGGLADMVAAMPAVPGQGIDFGAVGQVLLWVTLTYVAASLFGFVQARIATRVVQRTVFRLREQVEEKLARLPLSYFDRQQRGEVLSRATNDIDNIQQTLQQTLSQIVVSLLTIVGVLVVMFWISWLLALVALVTVPVSVVVATKVGKRAQPQFVQQWKTTGKLNAHIEEMYTGHSLVKVFGRQRESAELFREQNEALYAAGFKAQFISGIIQPAMMFIGNLNYVLVAVVGGLRVASGALSIGDVQAFIQYSRQFSQPLTQVASMANLVQSGVASAERVFELLDAEEQDPDPERPARPDRVEGRVAFEDVSFRYAPDKPLIEDLSLAVHPGQTVAIVGPTGAGKTTLVNLLMRFYEVRGGRITLDGTDIAAMSREELRAHIGMVLQDTWLFGGTIAENIAYGAPAGTPMDKIVAAARATHVDRFVRTLPDGYDTVLDDEGSNVSVGEKQLITIARAFLAEPAILVLDEATSSVDTRTEVLIQHAMAQLRTGRTSFVIAHRLSTIRDADVILVMENGAIVEQGPHDALLAANGAYARLYAAQFSEAITG, encoded by the coding sequence ATGGGCGGCCAGCCCACCGAGAAGTCGATGGACTTCAAGGGCTCCGGCAAACGGCTGCTGGCCCAGATGCGGCCCGAGCGCGCCATCATCTCCGTCGCCCTGGCGCTGGGCGTGCTGAGCGTGGCGCTCACGGTCGTGGGCCCCAAGCTCCTCGGCCACGCCACGGACCTGATCATGGCCGGCGTCATCGGCGGCCAACTGCCCGCCGGCCTCACCAAGGCCCAGGCCGCGGACCAGCTGCGCGCCCACGGCCAGGGCGGTCTCGCCGACATGGTCGCCGCGATGCCGGCCGTCCCCGGCCAGGGCATCGACTTCGGCGCCGTCGGCCAGGTCCTGCTCTGGGTCACCCTGACCTATGTGGCTGCCTCGCTGTTCGGCTTCGTCCAGGCCAGGATCGCCACCCGCGTCGTCCAGCGCACGGTCTTCCGCCTGCGCGAACAGGTCGAGGAGAAGCTGGCGCGGCTGCCGCTGAGCTACTTCGACCGGCAGCAGCGCGGTGAAGTGCTCTCCCGGGCGACCAACGACATCGACAACATCCAGCAGACGCTGCAGCAGACCCTCAGCCAGATCGTGGTCTCGCTGCTGACCATCGTCGGGGTGCTGGTCGTGATGTTCTGGATCTCGTGGCTGCTGGCGCTGGTCGCCCTGGTCACGGTCCCGGTCTCCGTCGTCGTCGCCACCAAGGTCGGCAAGCGCGCCCAGCCGCAGTTCGTCCAGCAGTGGAAGACCACCGGCAAGCTCAATGCGCACATCGAGGAGATGTACACCGGCCACAGCCTGGTGAAGGTCTTCGGCCGCCAGCGGGAGTCCGCCGAGCTGTTCCGCGAACAGAACGAGGCCCTGTACGCCGCCGGGTTCAAGGCCCAGTTCATCTCCGGGATCATCCAGCCCGCGATGATGTTCATCGGCAACCTCAACTACGTCCTGGTGGCCGTGGTCGGTGGCCTCCGCGTCGCCTCCGGGGCCCTGTCCATCGGCGACGTCCAGGCCTTCATCCAGTACTCCCGGCAGTTCAGCCAGCCGCTCACCCAGGTCGCCTCGATGGCCAACCTCGTCCAGTCCGGTGTCGCCTCCGCCGAGCGGGTCTTCGAACTCCTCGACGCGGAGGAGCAGGACCCCGACCCCGAGCGTCCTGCCCGGCCCGACCGCGTCGAGGGCCGGGTCGCGTTCGAGGACGTCTCCTTCCGATACGCGCCGGACAAGCCGCTCATCGAGGACCTGTCGCTGGCCGTCCACCCCGGCCAGACGGTGGCGATCGTCGGCCCGACGGGCGCCGGCAAGACCACCCTCGTCAACCTCCTGATGCGCTTCTACGAGGTGCGCGGCGGCCGGATCACCCTCGACGGCACCGATATCGCCGCGATGTCGCGCGAGGAGCTGCGCGCGCACATCGGCATGGTCCTCCAGGACACCTGGCTCTTCGGCGGCACGATCGCCGAGAACATCGCCTACGGAGCCCCCGCGGGCACCCCGATGGACAAGATCGTGGCGGCCGCGCGGGCCACCCACGTCGACCGCTTCGTCCGCACCCTGCCGGACGGCTACGACACGGTGCTCGACGACGAGGGCAGCAATGTCTCCGTCGGCGAGAAGCAGCTGATCACCATCGCCCGCGCCTTCCTCGCCGAGCCCGCGATCCTCGTCCTGGACGAGGCCACCAGCTCGGTCGACACCCGCACCGAAGTCCTCATCCAGCACGCAATGGCCCAGCTCCGCACCGGCCGCACCAGCTTCGTCATCGCCCACCGCCTCTCCACGATTCGCGACGCGGACGTCATCCTCGTGATGGAAAACGGGGCGATCGTGGAACAGGGGCCCCACGATGCGTTGTTGGCCGCGAACGGTGCGTATGCGCGGCTCTATGCCGCGCAGTTCTCCGAGGCGATTACGGGGTGA